A genomic segment from Frateuria edaphi encodes:
- a CDS encoding ABC transporter permease, whose product MFAYYFQLGLRSLRRNPLLTALMVMAIGFGVAASMITYSVFRATSNNPIPQKSDQLYAVQIANWKAEDLDQGEPPSALTYTDAMAFMQAHKAKRQTALYPIAPSVIPADASRLPIEENSYAWYGDAFAMFDVPFIYGGPWTQAQDDARAAVVVIGKKLNDKLFNGRNSVGKTINLDGHDYRITGVIGEWDPQPLFFDPVNTGGFGDPIGLFIPFTRAIDLQMPSAGNNNCNDTPGPGWDNWLHSECIWIEYWAELPARADADAYKRFLTGYAAEQQRAGRFKWAPNVRLRNVTDWLDFNKVVPPESKISLLVSLGFLLICLVNTIGLLLAKFMRRSPEIGVRRALGASRREIYAQFLIEAGTVGLTGGVLGLLLTGLGVLGVGWVFDEQIARLATLDGSLIALTIVAAVLATLLAAFYPTWRAAQVQPAWQLKSN is encoded by the coding sequence ATGTTCGCCTACTACTTCCAGCTTGGCCTGCGCAGTCTCCGCCGCAACCCGCTGCTGACCGCGTTGATGGTGATGGCCATCGGCTTCGGCGTGGCCGCCTCGATGATCACCTACTCGGTGTTCCGGGCGACCTCCAACAATCCGATCCCGCAGAAATCCGACCAGCTCTACGCGGTGCAGATCGCCAACTGGAAGGCCGAAGACCTCGACCAGGGCGAGCCGCCCTCGGCACTGACCTACACCGACGCCATGGCCTTCATGCAGGCGCACAAGGCCAAGCGCCAGACCGCGCTCTATCCGATCGCGCCGTCGGTGATCCCGGCCGACGCCAGCCGCCTGCCGATCGAGGAAAACAGCTACGCCTGGTACGGCGACGCTTTCGCCATGTTCGACGTCCCGTTCATCTACGGCGGGCCGTGGACGCAGGCGCAGGACGACGCGCGCGCGGCGGTGGTGGTGATCGGCAAGAAGCTCAACGACAAGCTGTTCAACGGCCGCAACAGCGTCGGCAAGACGATCAACCTGGACGGGCACGACTACCGCATCACCGGGGTGATCGGCGAATGGGACCCGCAGCCGCTGTTCTTCGACCCGGTCAACACCGGCGGCTTCGGTGATCCGATCGGCCTGTTCATTCCGTTCACCCGCGCGATCGACCTGCAGATGCCGTCGGCCGGCAACAACAACTGCAACGACACGCCCGGTCCCGGTTGGGACAACTGGCTGCACTCGGAGTGCATCTGGATCGAGTACTGGGCCGAGCTTCCGGCCAGGGCCGACGCCGATGCCTACAAGCGCTTCCTCACCGGCTACGCCGCCGAACAGCAGCGTGCGGGCCGCTTCAAGTGGGCGCCGAACGTGCGCCTGCGCAACGTCACCGACTGGCTGGACTTCAACAAGGTCGTGCCACCGGAATCAAAGATCTCGCTGCTGGTCTCGCTGGGCTTCCTGCTGATCTGCCTGGTCAACACCATCGGCCTGCTGCTGGCCAAGTTCATGCGCCGTTCGCCGGAGATCGGCGTGCGCCGGGCGCTGGGTGCTTCGCGCCGCGAGATCTACGCGCAGTTCCTGATCGAGGCGGGCACGGTTGGCCTGACCGGCGGCGTGCTGGGCCTGTTGCTGACCGGCCTGGGCGTGCTCGGCGTGGGCTGGGTGTTCGACGAGCAGATCGCGCGGCTGGCCACGCTGGACGGCTCGCTGATCGCGTTGACCATCGTCGCCGCCGTGCTGGCCACGCTGCTGGCGGCGTTCTATCCCACCTGGCGGGCCGCGCAGGTCCAGCCTGCCTGGCAATTGAAGTCCAACTGA
- a CDS encoding ABC transporter ATP-binding protein yields the protein MLKMTHLSKVYRTEVVETYALRDFNIDVKEGEFVAVTGPSGSGKTTFLTIAGLLETFTGGHYHLDGIEVSQLNDNARSKIRNEKIGFIFQAFNLIPDLNVYDNVEVPLRYRGMKGAERKQRIMDALERVGLASRAKHYPAELSGGQQQRVAIARALAGSPRLLLADEPTGNLDTQMARGVMELLEEIHREGATIVMVTHDPELAARAQRNVHIIDGQVVDLSEEPRFHSHNARVADA from the coding sequence ATGCTCAAGATGACCCACCTGTCCAAGGTCTACCGCACTGAAGTGGTGGAGACCTACGCCCTGCGCGACTTCAACATCGACGTGAAGGAAGGCGAGTTCGTCGCCGTCACCGGCCCGTCCGGTTCGGGCAAGACCACCTTCCTGACCATCGCCGGCCTGCTGGAGACCTTCACCGGTGGCCACTACCACCTCGACGGCATCGAGGTGAGCCAGTTGAACGACAACGCCCGCTCGAAGATCCGCAACGAGAAGATCGGCTTCATCTTCCAGGCGTTCAACCTGATCCCCGACCTCAACGTGTACGACAACGTCGAAGTGCCGTTGCGCTACCGCGGCATGAAGGGTGCCGAGCGCAAGCAGCGCATCATGGACGCGCTCGAGCGCGTGGGCCTGGCCTCGCGCGCCAAGCATTACCCGGCCGAGCTTTCCGGCGGCCAGCAGCAGCGCGTGGCAATCGCCCGCGCATTGGCCGGCAGCCCGCGCCTGCTGCTGGCGGACGAACCGACCGGCAACCTGGACACGCAGATGGCCCGCGGCGTGATGGAACTGCTGGAGGAGATCCATCGCGAGGGCGCCACCATCGTGATGGTGACCCACGATCCGGAACTCGCCGCCCGCGCCCAGCGCAACGTGCACATCATCGACGGCCAGGTGGTCGACCTGTCCGAAGAGCCGCGCTTCCACTCGCACAACGCGCGCGTCGCCGACGCCTGA
- a CDS encoding efflux RND transporter periplasmic adaptor subunit — MIRDTSAQDRLVEVKPNRKRQLLIGGIGLAVLVALALALPTAMRLFSADASVSASRLSFATVERGLFVRDIAAEGKVVAAVSPTLYATSGGAVTLKVHAGDTVKKDQVLAVVDSPELTNKLLQEESNADAMEVEYQRAQIEARKQRSSLQKAYDNALIDQQAAERDLARNEKAFKLGAVSGMDVDRAKDTLQKARLTTQHAKADLGMDNDSLNFDIKSKKLAHERQELLVKDLERQVDDLNVKSPVDGQVGQLFIAERATVAKDAKLLSVIDLSALEVEMQVPESFARDLGIGMSGEITGNGHTWKGLVSAISPEVVNGEVAARLRFEGATPKQLRQNQRLSVRILLDKRDNVLTVQRGSFVDESGGNFAYVVHEGIAEKKPIRVGASSIDKVEILDGLKEGDRIVISGTDNFKDAAKVAISD, encoded by the coding sequence ATGATTCGCGACACCTCCGCTCAAGACCGCCTGGTCGAGGTCAAACCCAACCGCAAGCGCCAGCTGCTCATCGGCGGCATCGGCCTGGCCGTGCTGGTCGCGCTGGCCCTTGCGCTGCCGACCGCGATGCGGTTGTTCTCGGCCGACGCGTCGGTCAGCGCCTCGCGGCTTTCCTTCGCCACCGTCGAACGCGGCCTGTTCGTGCGCGACATCGCGGCCGAGGGCAAGGTGGTGGCGGCGGTCAGCCCCACGCTCTATGCCACTTCCGGCGGCGCGGTCACGCTCAAGGTGCACGCGGGCGACACGGTGAAGAAGGACCAGGTGCTGGCCGTGGTCGACAGCCCCGAACTGACCAACAAGCTGCTGCAGGAAGAGTCCAACGCCGATGCGATGGAAGTGGAATACCAGCGCGCGCAGATCGAGGCGCGCAAGCAGCGCTCCTCGCTGCAGAAGGCCTACGACAACGCGCTGATCGACCAGCAGGCGGCCGAGCGCGACCTGGCCCGCAACGAGAAGGCGTTCAAGCTCGGCGCGGTTTCCGGCATGGACGTGGACCGCGCCAAGGACACGCTGCAGAAGGCCAGGCTGACCACCCAGCACGCGAAGGCGGACCTGGGGATGGACAACGACAGCCTGAACTTCGACATCAAGTCCAAGAAGCTCGCGCACGAGCGCCAGGAGCTGTTGGTCAAGGACCTCGAGCGCCAGGTCGACGACCTCAACGTCAAGTCGCCGGTGGACGGCCAGGTCGGCCAGCTGTTCATCGCCGAGCGCGCGACCGTGGCCAAGGACGCCAAGCTGCTCAGCGTGATCGACCTCTCCGCGCTGGAAGTGGAGATGCAGGTACCCGAAAGCTTCGCGCGTGACCTGGGGATCGGCATGTCCGGCGAGATCACCGGCAACGGGCACACCTGGAAGGGCCTGGTCAGTGCGATCTCGCCCGAAGTGGTCAACGGCGAGGTTGCCGCCCGCCTGCGCTTCGAGGGCGCCACGCCCAAGCAGCTGCGCCAGAACCAGCGCCTGTCGGTGCGCATCCTGCTCGACAAGCGCGACAACGTGCTTACCGTGCAGCGCGGTTCCTTCGTCGACGAGTCCGGCGGCAACTTCGCCTACGTCGTGCACGAGGGCATCGCCGAGAAGAAGCCGATCCGCGTGGGCGCCAGCAGCATCGACAAGGTCGAGATCCTGGACGGCCTGAAGGAAGGCGACCGGATCGTGATCTCCGGCACCGACAACTTCAAGGATGCGGCCAAGGTCGCCATCAGCGATTGA
- a CDS encoding potassium channel beta subunit family protein has translation MLYRRLGRTGLQLSALSFGAWVTFGRQVGRSQARELLALAWDRGVNFFDNAETYNRGEAERLMGDVLADLRFPRDSYCVSSKVFFGAVDNPRPTQRGLSRKHVIEACHQALERLRVEHLDLYFCHRPDPDTPIEETVAAMDTLVRQGKVLYWGTSEWPAEAIAEAHRIARENHCYAPVAEQPQYNLLHRERVEREYAPLYERFGMGTTIWSPLASGLLAGRYNDGIPDDSRLAQAGYEWLRETVLGSGRERVERVRHLAPIAQELGVSQAQLALAWCLANPHVSTVLLGASRREQLEQNLAALELVPRIDAALKQRIEQAVG, from the coding sequence ATGCTCTACCGCCGCCTCGGCCGCACCGGCCTGCAACTTTCCGCGCTGTCCTTCGGCGCGTGGGTGACCTTCGGACGGCAGGTGGGGCGTTCCCAGGCGCGCGAGTTGCTCGCGCTGGCGTGGGACCGGGGCGTCAACTTCTTCGACAACGCCGAGACCTACAACCGCGGCGAGGCCGAGCGGCTGATGGGCGACGTGCTCGCCGACCTGCGCTTCCCGCGTGACAGCTACTGCGTGTCCAGCAAGGTGTTCTTCGGCGCCGTGGACAATCCCCGGCCCACGCAACGCGGGCTCTCGCGCAAGCATGTGATCGAGGCCTGCCACCAGGCGCTGGAACGCCTGCGGGTCGAGCACCTGGACCTCTACTTCTGCCATCGACCCGATCCGGATACGCCGATCGAGGAAACCGTGGCCGCGATGGACACGTTGGTGCGCCAGGGCAAGGTGCTCTATTGGGGCACCAGCGAATGGCCGGCCGAGGCGATCGCCGAGGCCCACCGCATCGCGCGCGAGAACCACTGCTACGCGCCGGTGGCCGAACAGCCGCAATACAACCTGCTGCACCGCGAACGCGTCGAGCGCGAATACGCGCCGCTGTACGAGCGCTTCGGCATGGGCACCACGATCTGGTCGCCGCTGGCTTCGGGCCTGCTGGCCGGACGCTACAACGACGGCATTCCTGATGATTCGCGGCTGGCGCAAGCCGGCTACGAGTGGTTGCGCGAGACGGTGCTCGGGTCGGGGCGCGAGCGCGTGGAGCGCGTGCGCCACCTGGCGCCGATCGCGCAGGAGCTGGGCGTGAGCCAGGCCCAGCTTGCGCTTGCCTGGTGCCTTGCCAACCCGCACGTGTCCACCGTGCTGCTGGGGGCGAGCCGGCGCGAGCAGCTGGAGCAGAATCTGGCGGCGCTGGAGCTGGTGCCACGCATCGATGCGGCGCTGAAGCAGCGGATCGAGCAGGCGGTCGGTTAG
- a CDS encoding phosphatidylglycerophosphatase A family protein, with amino-acid sequence MTDRKKLTPDQRRRLLASPAGWIACGLGSGLAPVAQGTFGSLAAILPWLALRHLALPLYVLVLVLAFALGVWACNVAGRTLGVDDHRSLVWDEFVGQWLALLPLLVLPAPWWMVAVGFGLFRLFDVWKPWPIGWLDGNMKGGLGVMIDDVVAGAYAAIVLALIAIAL; translated from the coding sequence ATGACCGACCGCAAGAAACTCACCCCCGACCAGCGCCGACGCCTGCTGGCCTCGCCCGCCGGCTGGATCGCCTGCGGCCTGGGCTCTGGCCTGGCGCCGGTGGCGCAAGGCACGTTCGGATCGCTGGCGGCCATCCTGCCCTGGCTTGCGCTGCGCCATCTCGCCTTGCCGCTGTACGTGCTGGTGCTGGTGCTGGCGTTCGCGCTCGGCGTGTGGGCGTGCAACGTGGCCGGACGCACGCTCGGCGTGGACGACCATCGCAGCCTGGTGTGGGACGAATTCGTCGGGCAATGGCTCGCGTTGCTGCCGCTGCTCGTGTTGCCGGCGCCATGGTGGATGGTCGCCGTGGGTTTCGGTCTGTTCCGGCTGTTCGACGTGTGGAAACCCTGGCCGATCGGCTGGCTGGACGGGAACATGAAGGGCGGGCTGGGCGTGATGATCGACGACGTGGTGGCCGGCGCTTACGCGGCGATAGTGCTGGCGCTAATCGCCATCGCCTTGTAG